One region of Penaeus vannamei isolate JL-2024 chromosome 36, ASM4276789v1, whole genome shotgun sequence genomic DNA includes:
- the LOC113813260 gene encoding store-operated calcium entry regulator STIMATE-like — MGEGVPIGLAHQSPLINATIDASVCGRDALTDSYGWFVQALLASLAFGLLILKRFCEPKKHRRSWLVWFYDTSKQGLGAMIVHFCNVFLSEAFKGDPCTWYIISFLLDSTLGLVIIWAGIRLSIHIGQTRGMPTLIFGEYGRPPSIRAWGHQCALYVGIMVVEKVLITGLLAFQFWSSVRDLILAPITDPQVRVAVVVLVIPFFVNALIFWVTDNFLMLKVRQIHNDNVESGYSEVSTSGSARGFSKVRYKRHDVQQEDESDILLSSSSNDDELLGRNENLQERHVSRTLT; from the exons atgggggaaggtgtACCAATTGGGCTAGCGCATCAAAGCCCCCTAATCAACGCAACCATAGATGctagtgtgtgtggaagagatgCGCTCACCGACAGTTATGGTTGGTTTGTGCAGGCGCTACTGGCTTCGCTCGCCTTTGGCCTTTTGATAT TAAAGAGATTCTGCGAGCCTAAAAAGCACAGAAGATCATGGCTGGTCTGGTTCTACGACACCTCCAAGCAGGGCCTGGGAGCCATGATCGTCCACTTCTGCAACGTCTTCTTGTCTGAGGCTTTCAAAGGCGACCCGTGTACTTG GTATATCATCAGCTTTCTTCTGGACTCCACGCTAGGCTTAGTCATCATCTGGGCTGGAATCAGACTGAGTATCCACATCGGGCAGACAAGGGGCATGCCGACACTCATCTTCGGAGAATATG GTCGGCCTCCATCCATCCGGGCTTGGGGTCACCAGTGCGCGCTGTATGTGGGCATCATGGTGGTGGAGAAAGTGCTCATTACTGGCCTTTTAGCCTTCCAATTCTGGTCCAGTGTCAGGGATCTCATCCTGGCCCCCATAACCGATCCTCAAGTTCGTGTGGCGGTGGTCGTGCTAGTCATTCCATTCTTTGTTAAT GCGCTTATCTTCTGGGTAACAGACAACTTCTTGATGCTGAAGGTGCGACAAATACACAATGATAATGTAGAGAGTGGATACAGTGAGGTCTCTACATCCGGCTCAGCTAGGGGATTCTCAAAG GTCCGTTATAAGAGACATGATGTGCAGCAAGAAGATGAGTCAGACATCCTCTTGTCGTCGTCTTCAAATGACGATGAACTTCTCGGTAGAAACGAAAACCTTCAGGAACGTCACGTCAGCCGCACCCTGACATAA